The Pseudomonas aeruginosa genome includes the window GTCCTCGACCCACAGCTCCGAGTAACCCGGCCCCAGCCGGGCGCCCACGCGGACCCGGCCCAGGCACAGGCGATAGGCGTTCTCCAGCAGGTTGCCGAGCAGTTCCAGCAGCGCGCCGCGCTCCACCGGCACGCTGAAGGACGGCGAGAAGTCCCGCTGCAGGCTTACCCGCTTGTCGCGATAGACCTTGTCCAGCGCGTCGCACAGGGTCTCCACCAGCGGCGCCAGTTGCTCGCGATGGCGTACCAGGCCGCTCTTGCGCAGGCTGGCGCGCTGCAACTGATAGCCTATCTGCTGGCTCATGCGCTCGATCTGGCCCTGTAGCACCCGCACCTGCTCGCGGTTGCCGGGCTCCTCGGCGAGCTGGTCGCCGACCCCCTGCAAGACCGCCAGCGGCGTCTTCAGACTGTGCGCCAGGTCGCCGAGGGAGTGGCGGTAGCGCTCGCGCTGCTTGTGCTCGCTGCGCAACAGGCGGTTCAGCGAGTGGGTCAGGCGCAGCAGCTCGCGCGGATGCTCCTCGCTCAGGCTCTCGCGCTCGCCGGATTCGATCTGGTCCAGCTCGGAACTCAACCCGCGCATCGCCCGGAAGCCCCAGGTCAGACCCAGCCAGAGCAGCCCGAGCAAGACCAGCAGGGCGCCGCCGAGCCACAGGTAGAGCTGCTCGCGGAACCCCTTGAGCAGGCTCTCGAACTCGCTGACCGATTGCATGGTGACGATGCTGTAGGCCGCCTGCTTGCCGCGCAGCAGGTCGATCTCGACGTCGAACACGAAGAACTCCTCGCCCTTCGCATCGCGGGTGGTGTGGAATTCGTTGCCGCGGCCGTCGTAGCGCGGCGTGTAGTTGATCGACTCGTCGGCCGCCGAGGTGGAGCGCCAGAGCAGATCGCCATTCTGGTCGTAGATATAGCCGAGGACCTTGGCCTCCGGCAGGTTGAACTCCTCCACCGGCAGGTGCTCGGGCATCACCAGGCGGCCCTTCTCCACCCGCGCCGCCGAGACCAGGGTCGCCACGTCGGCGGCCAGGCGCTGCTCGATGGTGTTCTCCAGGGCGATGCCGAAGGCCCGCTGCAGGGCCGGCAGCAGCGCCAGCATGAACAGCACCGCCAGGGCGGCGGCGCCGAGCATCAGACGGATGCGCAGGGAACGGATCACCGGCAGCGCTCGGTGAACAGGTAGCCCTGGCCGCGCACCGTATCGATCGGCTTGAAGCCGCCGCAGGCCTCCAGCTTGCGCCGCAGGCGGCCGACCAGCACCTCGATGACGTTGGCGTCGCGCTCCTCGTCGTCGGGATAGAGCTGTTCCATCAGGCGTTCCTTGGCCACCACCTGCTGGTGATGCCGCATGAGGTATTCGAGGATGCGGTATTCGTAGGCGGTCAGCGCCACCGGTTGCTCCTCGACCAGCGCCTGCTTGCGGTTCAGGTCGAGGACCAGGGGGCCGGCCTCGATGGTCGACTGGACGAACCCCGAGGAGCGTCGCAGCAACGCGTTCAGGCGCGCTTCCAGTTCCTCGAACTGGAACGGCTTGACCACGTAGTCGTCGGCCCCGGCGGCCAGGCCTTCGACCTTGTCCTGCCAGTTGCCGCGGGCGGTGAGGATCAGGATCGGGAAGGACTTGCCCTGCGAACGCAGCTCGCGGATCAGGTCCAGGCCGCTCATGCCCGGCAGGCCGAGGTCGATCACCGCCAGGTCGTGGTGGTATTCGCTGACCCGGTAGAGGGCTTCCTCGGCATCCGGTACCGCGTCCACCACGTGCCCCTGTTCACCCAGGCGGGTATAGAGGTGGTGGCGCAACAGCGCCTCGTCTTCCACTACCAGCAGTTTCATGAGGTTCCTCCGGATGAGATGCGGCCGGACCTTCCGGCCCGGCCATCGAAGCATGCCCTCGCGGGCGCTGCGCGGTCATTTAGAACTTGTAGTTGGCGCCCAGGTAGAATTGCGAGCTGCTGTGC containing:
- the phoQ gene encoding two-component system sensor histidine kinase PhoQ, whose translation is MIRSLRIRLMLGAAALAVLFMLALLPALQRAFGIALENTIEQRLAADVATLVSAARVEKGRLVMPEHLPVEEFNLPEAKVLGYIYDQNGDLLWRSTSAADESINYTPRYDGRGNEFHTTRDAKGEEFFVFDVEIDLLRGKQAAYSIVTMQSVSEFESLLKGFREQLYLWLGGALLVLLGLLWLGLTWGFRAMRGLSSELDQIESGERESLSEEHPRELLRLTHSLNRLLRSEHKQRERYRHSLGDLAHSLKTPLAVLQGVGDQLAEEPGNREQVRVLQGQIERMSQQIGYQLQRASLRKSGLVRHREQLAPLVETLCDALDKVYRDKRVSLQRDFSPSFSVPVERGALLELLGNLLENAYRLCLGRVRVGARLGPGYSELWVEDDGPGVPAEQRARIIRRGERADTQHPGQGIGLAVALDIIESYDGELSLDDSELGGACFRIRFATV
- the phoP gene encoding two-component system response regulator PhoP, whose product is MKLLVVEDEALLRHHLYTRLGEQGHVVDAVPDAEEALYRVSEYHHDLAVIDLGLPGMSGLDLIRELRSQGKSFPILILTARGNWQDKVEGLAAGADDYVVKPFQFEELEARLNALLRRSSGFVQSTIEAGPLVLDLNRKQALVEEQPVALTAYEYRILEYLMRHHQQVVAKERLMEQLYPDDEERDANVIEVLVGRLRRKLEACGGFKPIDTVRGQGYLFTERCR